From Saccharibacillus brassicae:
CTTGTCGATGCGCTGCTCGGCGTCGGCGCGAGCGGAGAGCCGCGCGAACCTTACGCTTCGCTGATCCGGGCCGCGAACGACAGCGGCCTGCCGATCGTCGCGGCCGACGTGCCGAGCGGCCTGAACGCCGATACGGGACAGACCGCGGAGGCTTGTATCCGCGCTGTGCGCACAGTCTGCATCGCCTTCTTGAAGGCGGGGCTGGCGCAGTATCCCGGCGCCGCAGCCGCCGGCGAAGTCCGCGTGCGCGCGGTCGGCATTCCGCGGCTGGCCGCCGGGCGGATCGAACAACCGCCGAACGCGCATCTGATTACCGAGCGTTCGCTGCGCGAAACGCTTGGCGTCGACACGTCCAGGCGGCGTGCCGAAGACAGCCACAAAGGCACCTACGGCCATGTGCTCGTCGTCGGCGGAAGCCGCCTGATGAGCGGCGCGGGCTTCATGGCTTCCCGCGCCGCGCTGCGGATCGGCAGCGGCCTGGTCACGTGGGCGCTGCCGCAGGCGCTGCTGCCGGACATCGTCGGCCACGTGCCGGAGCTGATGGTCGCCGAAGCTTCGGCCGGGGACGGCTGGAACCGGGCTTCCGCCGGCACGATCCTGAAGCTGGCCGAGCGGATGGACGCGCTGGCGATCGGTCCCGGACTTGGCCGTTTCGACGGCGACGTCGACTGGCTCAAAGAGCTGTGGACCGGCTCCGACGTGCCGCTCGTGCTCGACGCGGACGGGCTGAACATTTTGGCCGACGCCGGAGACGCTGTCCACGGCTGGGGCCGCCGCGACAATGTCGTGCTGACGCCGCATCCGGGCGAGATGGGCCGCCTGCTCGGCGTGCCGACCGCCGAACTTCAGCGGGACCGGATCGGCGCGGCCAGCCGGTACGCCGTCGATCGCGGCGTCACGCTCGTCCTCAAAGGCGCCCGCACCCTCGTCGCCGCGCCGGACGGCGCCGTGTTCGTCAATACGACCGGGCATCCGGGCATGTCGACCGGAGGCACCGGGGACGTGCTGACCGGCGCGATCTCCGGCCTGATCGCCCAAGGCTTGTCCCCGCTGCAGGCCGCGTCGTTCGGCGTCTACCTGCACGGCCGCGCCGGCGAACGCGCCGCCGAGCGACGCGAGCATCCCGCGTCGCTGCTCGCCGGCGACGTGATCGAAGCGCTGTAGGGACGCGAGCCTCTTGCGTTCGGTGCGCCCGCACCCCAGCCATTCCCTATCCAAATAGCGATTGAGGCACGCCAGCGCCAGCGCGCCTGTTTTAACGGAACGGGAAGACGCTTGGCGGCGGATTTGGGTCTTCTGGAATGTTCAACGGGCAC
This genomic window contains:
- a CDS encoding NAD(P)H-hydrate dehydratase, whose protein sequence is MLIVTSQQMKAIDRYTIDELGIPSMALMESAGRAVAEEVLQWCRDSRTPAGPGTVNATGAGTRPDGSPKRGVTSTSPVYEDALIAPFDGSEREHWLVLTGKGNNGGDGLAAARYLQDAGVRVSILCAESPERFSAEAAAQFAAARRSGIAAVETPDDPAEFDFRPYTGLVDALLGVGASGEPREPYASLIRAANDSGLPIVAADVPSGLNADTGQTAEACIRAVRTVCIAFLKAGLAQYPGAAAAGEVRVRAVGIPRLAAGRIEQPPNAHLITERSLRETLGVDTSRRRAEDSHKGTYGHVLVVGGSRLMSGAGFMASRAALRIGSGLVTWALPQALLPDIVGHVPELMVAEASAGDGWNRASAGTILKLAERMDALAIGPGLGRFDGDVDWLKELWTGSDVPLVLDADGLNILADAGDAVHGWGRRDNVVLTPHPGEMGRLLGVPTAELQRDRIGAASRYAVDRGVTLVLKGARTLVAAPDGAVFVNTTGHPGMSTGGTGDVLTGAISGLIAQGLSPLQAASFGVYLHGRAGERAAERREHPASLLAGDVIEAL